From Juglans regia cultivar Chandler chromosome 8, Walnut 2.0, whole genome shotgun sequence, the proteins below share one genomic window:
- the LOC109018774 gene encoding ankyrin repeat-containing protein At5g02620-like produces MDRSHDIEKANVAALYEASHAGCESTLNSLMQRDALILNKISLTSFTDTPLHIAVLHGHLEFTTALLRRKPNLTGRKDLQGRTTLHLASAEGHAEIVRELLQANTDVCLARDAVGRIPLHLAMMRGHIEVIEKLLNSKPNSFLEDFDGASVSHLCVKYNCLDALKLLVESADDDRYSLNSKDNDGNSILHLAVMLRQTENCTGKAIFSDISPNEYELFLSFNTTSLVEALSVVLLVTMQLIAVTFLLSTFFLAVDLVTSDTVKEKPMITWILFTLSGIWLVLLVIAVVVLIYRQLVWMEGFSLGFILSLPFAVFVLLVCNGILQ; encoded by the exons ATGGATAGAAGTCATGATATCGAAAAAGCTAACGTAGCCGCACTCTATGAAGCCTCACATGCAGGTTGTGAAAGCACTTTGAACTCGTTGATGCAAAGGGACGCACTCAttcttaacaaaatttcattgacGTCCTTCACCGACACGCCCTTACATATAGCAGTTCTACATGGTCACCTAGAATTCACTACGGCTTTACTCAGGAGGAAACCTAATCTCACGGGCCGGAAGGACTTGCAGGGTCGAACTACCCTTCACTTGGCTTCTGCGGAGGGCCACGCCGAGATTGTGAGAGAATTGCTGCAAGCAAATACAGATGTTTGTCTAGCTCGTGATGCAGTTGGGAGAATTCCTCTCCACTTAGCCATGATGAGAGGACACATAGAGGTAATAGAAAAGTTGCTTAATTCCAAACCAAACTCGTTCTTGGAGGATTTTGATGGAGCCAGTGTTTCGCACTTGTGTGTTAAATATAACTGTTTGGATGCCTTGAAATTGCTAGTGGAATCTGCCGATGACGATAGATATTCCCTCAACTCCAAAGACAATGATGGTAACTCCATATTGCATTTAGCTGTGATGCTCAGGCAAACGGAG AATTGTACGGGCAAGGCAATTTTCTCTGATATCAGCCCAAATGaatatgaattatttttgtctttcaaCACCACCTCTCTTGTTGAAGCTCTGAGCGTCGTACTTCTGGTCACCATGCAGCTTATTGCAGTCACGTTCTTGCTATCTACCTTTTTTTTGGCTGTGGATTTGGTGACCTCGGATACTGTTAAAGAAAAACCCATGATCACCTGGATTCTCTTTACATTATCGGGAATTTGGTTGGTACTACTTGTGATTGCTGTTGTGGTTCTCATATATCGCCAGTTAGTTTGGATG